One window from the genome of Xiphophorus hellerii strain 12219 unplaced genomic scaffold, Xiphophorus_hellerii-4.1 PGA_scaffold_62__1_contigs__length_179941, whole genome shotgun sequence encodes:
- the LOC116716519 gene encoding LOW QUALITY PROTEIN: CMP-N-acetylneuraminate-beta-galactosamide-alpha-2,3-sialyltransferase 1-like (The sequence of the model RefSeq protein was modified relative to this genomic sequence to represent the inferred CDS: inserted 2 bases in 1 codon): protein MSLMYSQSSRPLQTTPLHTCSPQELILFSVRNHNISRQFALISSISLRSVPKHKXVFANNRWSSAGGRSRMSFILKLLAFQLSVATAGLILVLQFSELSQLQFQDWSACDSCMSENSGLLSGRLNRSVEPVLSSKTNLSEEAFRWWKHLQNERRDFRFFKKMVHKLFQIFPRRPKLRKQSPDTCRTCAVVGNSANLKRSHYGPLIDYQDVVIRMNFAKIKGYEEHVGTKTTYHVMYPESAMDLHNSTHLVFFPFKIMDLEWLIKAFTTGFYGTSYAPVKTKIRANKDLVMVINPEFMKYSHEKWLEKEGAYPSTGFMTLIFALHICDEIHVFGFGADSDGNWSHYFEELTDKTLKTGSHPGIREYDIIQELAKEKTVKFYKGS, encoded by the exons ATGTCTTTGATGTATTCCCAGAGCTCCCGCCCACTGCAAACCACGCCCCTTCATACTTGCTCACCACAGGAACTCATCCTGTTCTCTGTCAGAAACCATAACATCAGCAGGCAGTTTGCCTTAATTTCCAGCATCAGCCTACGAAGCGTTCCCAAACACAA AGTGTTTGCAAATAACAGGTGGAGCTCAGCAGGAGGAAG GTCAAGGATGTCATTCATACTGAAGCTTCTGGCTTTTCAGCTATCTGTGGCTACAGCTGGTTTGATTTTGGTGTTACAATTCAGCGAATTGTCTCAACTTCAGTTCCAAGACTGGTCTGCATGTGACAGTTGCATGTCTGAAAACAGCGGCTTGCTTAGCGGTCGTCTGAACCGTTCTGTTGAACCGGTTTTGTCTTCGAAAACAAACCTGTCAGAGGAAGCTTTCAGGTGGTGGAAG CATTTGCAGAATGAACGCCGGGACTTCAGGTTCTTCAAAAAAATGGTCCACAAGCTCTTCCAGATCTTCCCCCGCAGACCCAAGCTTAGAAAGCAGAGCCCTGACACCTGCAGGACTTGTGCAGTTGTTGGAAATTCTGCAAATTTGAAAAGATCACATTATGGACCTCTGATAGATTACCAAGACGTTGTTATAAG AATGAactttgctaaaataaaaggCTATGAGGAACACGTCGGGACCAAAACAACCTATCATGTCATGTACCCAGAGAGCGCCATGGATTTGCACAACTCCACTCATCTGGTCTTCTTTCCATTCAAGATTATGGATCTTGAATGGCTCATCAAGGCTTTTACGACAGGATTCTATGGAAC GTCCTACGCGCCCGTAAAGACCAAAATCAGAGCCAACAAAGATTTG GTGATGGTGATCAACCCAGAGTTCATGAAGTATTCTCATGAGAAGTGGCTGGAGAAGGAAGGAGCATATCCATCCACCGGCTTCATGACTTTAATTTTCGCCCTACACATTTGTGATGAG ATCCATGTCTTTGGCTTTGGAGCAGACAGCGATGGAAACTGGAGCCATTACTTTGAAGAGTTGACcgacaaaacactgaaaactggATCGCACCCTGGAATTCGTGAATATGACATCATACAGGAACTAGCTAAAGAGAAAACGGTGAAATTTTACAAAGGGTCATGA